The following are encoded together in the Kribbella voronezhensis genome:
- a CDS encoding FAD-dependent oxidoreductase has translation MTASTTRPVILTVDDDPGVSRSIARDLRRRYGEDNRIVRAEAPDQALDALRELKLRGEPVALLLADYRMPGMSGIDFLEAAMDLFPLARRVLLTAYADTDAAIQAINVVDLDHYLLKPWNPPEEKLYPVVDSMLELWKATPEPSTDETRVIGHRWSAPSFAARDFLARNAVPFRWMGVDDEESKRLLEAAEVDGSTLPVIITPDGEVLVAPSESELADKVGLSTAPAEEFYDLVVVGGGPAGLGAAVYGASEGLRTVLVEQVATGGQAGQSSRIENYLGFPDGVSGAQLTDRARRQAIRFGAELLTARQVVQLESRGSARRLVFSDGSEISAHSVILATGVAYRSLEAPGVDDLCGRGIYYGSATTEGPACAGQEVYIIGGANSAGQAAVYFSKHAERVHMLVRGPSLEATMSSYLIGQISDIDNIEVHTCTQVVSCKGSDHLERVTLVNSATGESREVDTEWMFVFIGAAPRTDWLPGDLLRDERGFVLTGPDLHGRPPGWSLEREPYHLETSMPGVFAAGDVRAESVKRVASAVGDGAMAVTLVHRYLEML, from the coding sequence ATGACAGCGTCGACAACCCGCCCGGTGATCCTCACCGTGGACGACGACCCGGGGGTCTCCCGGTCGATCGCCCGCGACCTTCGCCGCCGGTACGGCGAGGACAACCGGATCGTCCGGGCCGAGGCGCCCGACCAGGCTCTCGATGCCCTTCGCGAACTCAAGCTCCGGGGTGAGCCGGTCGCCCTGCTGCTGGCCGACTACCGGATGCCGGGGATGTCCGGGATCGACTTCCTCGAGGCCGCGATGGACCTCTTCCCGCTCGCCCGCCGGGTGCTGCTGACGGCGTACGCCGATACCGATGCCGCGATCCAGGCGATCAACGTCGTCGACCTCGACCACTACCTGCTGAAGCCGTGGAACCCACCGGAGGAGAAGCTCTACCCGGTGGTCGACTCGATGCTGGAGCTGTGGAAGGCGACCCCGGAGCCGTCCACCGACGAGACCAGGGTGATCGGCCATCGCTGGTCGGCGCCGTCGTTCGCGGCCCGCGACTTCCTGGCCCGCAACGCGGTTCCGTTCCGCTGGATGGGTGTCGATGACGAGGAGAGCAAGCGGCTGCTCGAAGCCGCGGAGGTCGACGGCTCGACCCTTCCGGTCATCATTACGCCGGACGGCGAGGTGCTGGTGGCGCCGTCCGAGTCCGAGCTGGCCGACAAGGTCGGGCTGTCCACGGCGCCGGCCGAGGAGTTCTACGACCTCGTGGTGGTCGGCGGTGGTCCGGCGGGGCTCGGTGCCGCTGTTTATGGCGCTAGCGAAGGGCTACGGACCGTCCTGGTTGAGCAGGTCGCCACCGGTGGTCAGGCCGGCCAGTCGAGTCGCATCGAGAACTATCTGGGCTTCCCGGACGGGGTCTCCGGTGCCCAGCTGACCGATCGCGCCCGGCGGCAGGCGATCCGGTTCGGCGCCGAACTGCTCACCGCCCGTCAGGTGGTCCAGCTCGAATCGCGCGGCTCGGCGCGACGGCTGGTGTTCTCCGACGGCAGCGAGATCTCCGCGCATTCGGTCATCCTGGCAACGGGCGTCGCCTACCGGTCGCTGGAGGCGCCCGGCGTCGACGACCTGTGCGGCCGGGGCATCTACTACGGCTCGGCGACCACCGAGGGTCCGGCCTGCGCCGGCCAGGAGGTCTACATCATCGGCGGCGCCAACTCCGCCGGCCAGGCCGCGGTCTATTTCTCGAAACATGCCGAACGCGTGCATATGCTGGTGAGAGGACCTTCGCTCGAGGCGACCATGTCGTCGTACCTGATCGGCCAGATCTCCGACATCGACAACATCGAGGTGCACACCTGCACCCAGGTGGTGTCCTGCAAGGGATCGGATCACCTGGAGCGGGTGACCTTGGTGAACAGTGCGACCGGGGAGAGCCGGGAGGTGGACACGGAGTGGATGTTCGTGTTCATCGGCGCGGCGCCGCGAACGGACTGGCTGCCGGGTGACCTGCTGCGCGACGAGCGCGGGTTCGTCCTGACCGGACCCGACCTGCACGGGCGGCCACCGGGCTGGTCACTGGAGCGGGAGCCCTATCACCTCGAGACGAGCATGCCCGGCGTGTTCGCGGCCGGCGATGTCCGGGCCGAGTCGGTGAAACGGGTCGCCTCGGCGGTCGGCGACGGTGCGATGGCAGTGACCCTGGTGCACAGATATCTGGAGATGCTCTGA
- a CDS encoding ATP-binding protein, with protein sequence MAVTDTDEPLRLSIDELRTLFLFESLTDEQLGWLSREGHVEAVEEGIVFAEGDEATCCYLLLTGGIRMCKLSHGEEVEINRSTQRGVYAGAVTAFLGADERKAYGATMRVLEPSTFFVITAETMATMMNRWFPMAVHLIDGFVQGMRRTNETMGERERLLALGSLSAGLTHELNNPAAAAVRAAATLRQRVAGMRSKLAMLADGTLDATKLHTIVELQEAAVEKVAKAPELSPLDLSDAEDTLTDWLDDHGVNASWDVAPVLAAVGLDVPWMEEVLAAVGDEYLEGAVRWLMYTIDTESLMNEIDDSVTRISTLVGAAKQYSQIDRAPYQVVDLRELLKSTLVMMSGKLQGLNVVKEFDPDLPHIPAYAAELNQVWTNIIDNAVGAMNGEGTLTIRTKRDGAYAVVMIGDTGPGIPPEIRNRIFEPFFTTKPIGEGTGLGLDISWRIVVKKHHGDLRVDSKPGETWFKIILPIDPDNEIEAQADLI encoded by the coding sequence ATGGCAGTAACTGATACAGACGAACCGCTGCGGCTCAGCATCGACGAGCTCCGCACGCTGTTCCTGTTCGAGAGCCTGACCGACGAGCAACTCGGCTGGCTGTCGCGGGAAGGGCACGTGGAGGCCGTCGAGGAAGGCATCGTCTTCGCCGAGGGCGACGAGGCGACGTGTTGCTACCTGCTGCTCACCGGTGGGATCCGGATGTGCAAGCTGTCTCACGGCGAAGAGGTGGAGATCAACCGCAGTACGCAACGCGGTGTGTACGCCGGTGCCGTCACCGCCTTCCTCGGCGCCGACGAGCGCAAGGCCTACGGCGCGACCATGCGGGTGCTCGAACCGTCCACGTTCTTCGTCATCACCGCCGAGACGATGGCGACGATGATGAACCGCTGGTTCCCGATGGCCGTGCACCTGATCGACGGCTTCGTCCAGGGCATGCGGCGGACCAACGAGACGATGGGCGAGCGGGAGCGGTTGCTTGCCCTGGGCTCCTTGTCCGCCGGATTGACGCACGAGCTCAACAACCCTGCGGCCGCGGCGGTCCGGGCGGCCGCGACGTTGCGGCAGCGGGTGGCCGGTATGCGGTCCAAGCTGGCGATGCTTGCCGACGGCACCCTTGACGCGACCAAGTTGCACACGATCGTCGAACTCCAGGAAGCCGCCGTCGAGAAGGTCGCCAAGGCGCCCGAGCTGTCGCCCCTGGATCTGAGCGACGCCGAGGACACGCTGACCGACTGGCTGGACGACCACGGCGTCAACGCTTCGTGGGATGTCGCGCCGGTGCTGGCCGCGGTGGGGCTCGACGTGCCGTGGATGGAGGAGGTGCTCGCGGCCGTCGGCGACGAGTACCTCGAAGGCGCGGTGCGCTGGTTGATGTACACGATCGACACCGAGTCGCTGATGAACGAGATCGACGACTCGGTGACCCGCATCTCGACGCTGGTCGGCGCCGCCAAGCAGTACTCGCAGATCGACCGGGCGCCGTACCAGGTGGTCGATCTGCGCGAACTGCTGAAGTCGACGCTGGTGATGATGTCCGGCAAGTTGCAGGGCCTGAACGTGGTGAAGGAGTTCGATCCCGACCTGCCGCACATTCCGGCGTACGCGGCGGAACTGAACCAGGTCTGGACGAACATCATCGACAACGCAGTCGGCGCGATGAACGGCGAGGGCACGCTGACGATCCGGACCAAGCGCGACGGCGCCTATGCCGTCGTGATGATCGGCGACACCGGCCCCGGCATCCCGCCGGAGATCCGGAACCGCATCTTCGAGCCGTTCTTCACCACCAAGCCGATCGGCGAAGGCACCGGCCTCGGCCTCGACATCTCCTGGCGCATCGTGGTCAAGAAGCACCACGGCGACCTTCGCGTCGACTCGAAACCCGGCGAGACCTGGTTCAAGATCATCCTCCCGATCGACCCCGACAACGAGATCGAAGCCCAGGCCGACCTGATCTGA
- a CDS encoding phosphotransferase family protein, whose amino-acid sequence MTVFVKRRELAAAGSIADALDIFGSEIRFYREIAPVIGIRVPICYRAEETEDGTLLELEDLSAWTPGATPDGAAHTLRLLHSRWEGEAVRRWPWLRPVGAAVDLVGRLYDETWPRLANLPPAVQAVGERLVGNVAAAERQLLDAGPLTLVHGDASAQNLRTSPTGEVALLDWEDVSAAPGILDLGWFLLTSVDPNDWPATIAVYGHDTGLDDVLPSLIVQGLLSLADHSPDSPAAETWRHHLDAAAKRLDN is encoded by the coding sequence ATGACCGTCTTCGTGAAGCGCCGCGAGCTCGCCGCAGCCGGGTCGATCGCCGACGCCCTGGACATCTTCGGTTCGGAGATCCGCTTCTACCGCGAGATCGCACCGGTCATCGGCATCCGCGTGCCGATCTGCTATCGCGCCGAGGAGACCGAAGACGGCACCCTGCTGGAACTGGAGGACCTTTCGGCCTGGACACCCGGCGCCACCCCGGACGGGGCGGCGCACACCCTCCGTCTGCTCCATTCGCGCTGGGAAGGCGAGGCCGTTCGGCGCTGGCCGTGGCTCCGGCCGGTCGGCGCGGCCGTCGACCTGGTCGGACGCCTGTACGACGAAACGTGGCCCCGCCTCGCCAACCTACCGCCGGCGGTCCAGGCTGTCGGCGAACGACTGGTCGGCAACGTCGCCGCCGCCGAGCGCCAACTTCTCGACGCCGGCCCGTTGACCTTGGTCCATGGCGACGCCTCGGCCCAGAACCTCCGCACCAGCCCCACCGGCGAAGTCGCCCTCCTGGACTGGGAGGACGTCTCCGCAGCCCCCGGCATCCTCGACCTCGGCTGGTTCCTGCTCACCTCGGTCGACCCCAACGACTGGCCCGCCACCATCGCGGTCTACGGCCACGACACCGGCCTCGACGACGTACTCCCGTCCCTGATCGTCCAGGGCCTACTGTCCCTCGCCGACCACTCGCCCGACTCCCCGGCGGCCGAAACGTGGCGCCACCACCTCGACGCCGCCGCCAAGCGCCTCGACAACTAG
- a CDS encoding poly-gamma-glutamate hydrolase family protein yields MRSSRRGFLGLAVAATAVSRGLTASAATTADRYPSNTALYADTSVVEGVDYSRRYRRHEWFDDDLSQRYAVQRTVILAPHGGGIEAGTSELCLAIAGYHPASLDPTPAGGPVHDYWMFEGLRLSNNGELHVTSTNCDDPVARALTAGSVNAVSLHGCTAAQAGLADGAQAVLVGGRNGTFKTKLLTRLGAAGIRAIDAASISDLNGDEPTNIANRTLLGAGAQLELTTSLRSAMFGTNTRADRKNTTLDLFRTFATATRAAIADLESTQPTP; encoded by the coding sequence ATGCGTAGTAGCCGAAGAGGTTTTCTCGGCCTGGCTGTTGCTGCGACCGCCGTATCGCGCGGCCTGACAGCCTCGGCCGCGACGACCGCCGACCGCTACCCGTCGAACACCGCGCTCTACGCCGACACTTCCGTGGTCGAAGGCGTCGACTACTCGCGTCGATACCGCCGGCACGAGTGGTTCGACGACGACCTCAGCCAGCGGTACGCCGTACAGCGCACCGTGATCCTGGCTCCGCACGGCGGTGGAATCGAAGCCGGTACGTCGGAACTCTGCTTGGCGATCGCCGGATATCACCCGGCCAGCCTGGATCCGACACCTGCCGGCGGCCCGGTTCACGACTACTGGATGTTCGAAGGGCTGCGGCTGAGCAACAACGGCGAGTTGCACGTCACCTCGACGAACTGTGACGACCCGGTCGCACGCGCACTCACGGCCGGCTCAGTGAACGCAGTCAGCCTGCACGGTTGTACTGCGGCGCAAGCAGGTCTCGCGGACGGCGCTCAGGCGGTTCTGGTCGGCGGCCGAAACGGCACCTTCAAAACCAAGTTGCTGACCAGACTCGGTGCCGCCGGCATCCGGGCGATCGACGCCGCGTCGATCAGCGACCTGAACGGCGACGAACCCACCAACATCGCCAACCGCACCCTGCTCGGCGCCGGTGCCCAGCTCGAACTCACCACCTCGTTGCGCTCGGCAATGTTCGGCACCAACACCCGAGCCGACCGCAAGAACACCACCCTGGACCTCTTCCGCACCTTCGCCACCGCCACCCGAGCCGCCATCGCCGACCTCGAATCCACCCAGCCGACTCCCTGA
- a CDS encoding sugar kinase — protein MSDVLTLGEAMVSIRSKTALRMGGEAHLSVAGSESNVAIGLARLGHQAAWIGAVGNDEPGRLIQRTLRAEGVDTRYLRFSDESFTGFIAFDQPAHDITRVSYHRRGSAGSTLTAAECLAALEDARPRLLHVTGITPALSDQARAATLSAVRAAASAGVQVSLDVNYRGRLWSRADAAAVLRELLPHVHTVFASDDELDLLTDATDPVAELLTSVSEVVVTAGGKGAWSHTSAGTIHQPALPVTVVDSIGAGDAFVSGYLSATLDGLPITARLERATAGGAFCVGAFGDWESLPTREELSLLAQSHGTALR, from the coding sequence ATGAGTGACGTTCTCACCCTCGGCGAGGCGATGGTCTCGATCCGGTCCAAAACGGCACTCAGAATGGGCGGCGAGGCGCATCTGTCCGTCGCCGGTTCGGAGAGCAACGTGGCGATCGGCCTCGCGCGGCTCGGACATCAGGCCGCGTGGATAGGTGCTGTGGGCAACGATGAGCCAGGGCGGCTGATCCAGCGGACGTTGCGTGCCGAAGGGGTCGACACCCGGTACCTGCGCTTCTCGGACGAGTCGTTCACCGGCTTCATCGCCTTCGACCAGCCGGCCCACGACATCACCCGGGTCAGCTACCACCGGCGCGGATCGGCCGGCTCGACGCTGACTGCCGCGGAATGCCTTGCGGCCTTGGAAGACGCGCGACCGCGGCTGCTTCACGTCACCGGGATCACGCCGGCGTTGTCGGACCAGGCCCGCGCCGCGACGCTGTCCGCAGTACGGGCTGCTGCTTCGGCCGGCGTCCAGGTTTCGCTCGACGTCAACTACCGCGGCCGCCTCTGGTCGCGCGCGGACGCTGCCGCGGTACTGCGCGAGCTCCTGCCTCACGTCCACACCGTGTTCGCCTCAGATGACGAACTCGACCTCCTCACCGACGCCACCGACCCGGTCGCCGAACTCCTCACCTCGGTCAGCGAAGTCGTCGTCACCGCCGGCGGGAAGGGCGCCTGGTCCCACACCAGCGCCGGGACCATCCACCAGCCCGCCCTCCCGGTCACTGTTGTCGACAGCATCGGCGCAGGAGACGCCTTCGTGTCCGGGTACCTCTCCGCCACCCTCGACGGGCTTCCGATCACCGCTCGCCTCGAACGCGCCACAGCCGGCGGCGCCTTCTGCGTAGGCGCTTTCGGCGACTGGGAGTCGCTTCCTACCCGCGAAGAACTCAGCCTGCTGGCGCAGTCGCACGGCACCGCTCTGCGCTGA
- a CDS encoding bifunctional 4-hydroxy-2-oxoglutarate aldolase/2-dehydro-3-deoxy-phosphogluconate aldolase — protein MELLAELSRRKVLAIIRADGPDRALECVRTLVGAGITALEVSLTTPGATEAIAKARSEFDPSVLLGAGTVITAAQADEIAAAGAGFTVTPAITRGAHRSVELGLPLLCGALTPTEVVTALDAGALAVKIFPAKLHGPGYLRELRAPLPNAPLIAVGGVDAESAPLYLAAGAFAVGIGSPLLGDAGTGGSQADLAERAATFLAAVSDE, from the coding sequence GTGGAGCTGCTGGCCGAACTCAGCCGTCGCAAGGTGCTGGCGATCATCCGGGCCGATGGACCGGACCGGGCGCTCGAGTGCGTCCGGACCTTGGTCGGTGCCGGGATCACCGCTCTCGAGGTGTCGCTGACGACCCCAGGCGCCACGGAGGCGATCGCCAAAGCTCGCTCGGAGTTCGACCCGTCGGTACTGCTCGGCGCGGGCACGGTGATCACCGCCGCCCAGGCCGACGAGATCGCGGCCGCCGGAGCCGGCTTCACCGTGACGCCCGCGATCACCCGCGGCGCTCACCGCAGCGTCGAGCTCGGCCTGCCGCTGCTCTGTGGCGCTCTGACCCCGACAGAGGTAGTCACGGCGCTCGACGCGGGTGCGCTCGCGGTGAAGATCTTCCCTGCGAAGCTGCACGGCCCGGGCTACCTGCGCGAGCTCCGCGCCCCGCTCCCCAACGCGCCGCTGATCGCGGTCGGCGGCGTCGACGCGGAGTCGGCCCCCCTCTACCTGGCGGCCGGCGCCTTCGCGGTCGGCATCGGGTCTCCCCTGCTGGGCGACGCCGGCACCGGCGGCTCCCAAGCCGACCTGGCTGAGCGCGCCGCCACCTTCCTGGCCGCGGTGAGCGATGAGTGA